From the Mangifera indica cultivar Alphonso chromosome 10, CATAS_Mindica_2.1, whole genome shotgun sequence genome, one window contains:
- the LOC123227869 gene encoding agamous-like MADS-box protein AGL80, which produces MTRKKVNLVWMANDGARKASLKKRRVGLMKKVSELTTLCGVNAFVVIFSPGENEPAMWPSRPVIHQLLAKFHSLSEMARSKKMMNQERYLKERSAKVEEQLKKHQRRNKEMDVSHLMHQLFHLGKRQSEFNVTELHGLYWFVQEKKKEIKKRLDYVQQISALQEAKASLPPRPPAPAVATADGTPPSNPWNPTELAQWDQWFMEVVNNGENRANLGLRTPNLPIFAANHMGLPQGNYRSDYNNIASNASNVNANSDQMVVPFGTSFRDMNASGGGDENETRFPSEFELLSGSGDVGMPFDVSKPWPNNFFA; this is translated from the coding sequence ATGACAAGGAAGAAGGTGAACCTTGTTTGGATGGCGAATGACGGCGCTCGAAAGGCCAGCCTGAAAAAAAGAAGGGTGGGCTTGATGAAGAAAGTGAGTGAACTAACCACGCTCTGTGGTGTGAATGCGTTCGTAGTGATTTTTAGTCCAGGGGAGAACGAGCCGGCAATGTGGCCATCTCGCCCGGTGATTCACCAACTTCTGGCGAAGTTCCACTCTTTGTCGGAGATGGCCCGGAGCAAGAAGATGATGAATCAAGAAAGGTACCTGAAAGAAAGGTCTGCGAAAGTTGAGGAGCAGTTGAAGAAGCAccaaagaagaaacaaagagaTGGATGTTTCCCATCTCATGCACCAACTCTTTCATTTAGGAAAGAGACAAAGTGAATTCAATGTAACTGAATTGCATGGTTTGTATTGGTTTGTGcaggaaaagaagaaggaaatcAAGAAGAGACTGGACTATGTTCAACAAATCAGTGCTCTTCAAGAAGCTAAGGCTTCTCTTCCTCCTCGCCCTCCTGCACCAGCGGTGGCGACGGCGGACGGAACACCCCCCAGCAACCCCTGGAATCCCACAGAGCTTGCTCAGTGGGATCAATGGTTCATGGAAGTGGTGAATAATGGTGAAAATCGTGCAAATCTAGGGCTAAGGACTCCAAATCTGCCAATATTTGCTGCAAATCACATGGGGTTGCCCCAGGGAAATTATAGATCTGATTATAACAATATTGCTAGTAATGCTAGCAATGTTAATGCTAATTCTGATCAAATGGTGGTGCCTTTCGGGACAAGTTTTAGAGATATGAATGCAAGTGGTGGTGGCGATGAAAATGAAACTCGTTTCCCTTCTGAGTTCGAACTTTTGAGCGGATCAGGTGATGTTGGAATGCCTTTCGATGTCAGCAAGCCATGGCCAAACAATTTCTTTGCTTGA
- the LOC123227868 gene encoding agamous-like MADS-box protein AGL80: MTRKKVNLVWMVNERARKASLKKRRVGLMKKVSELTTLCGVNAFVVIFSPGENEPAMWPSFPVIHQLMAKFHSLSGTERGKKMMNQERYLKERSAKVEEQLKKHQRRNKEMDVSHLMHQLFHLGKRQSEFNVTELRGLHWFVQEKKKEIKKRLDYVQQINALQEAKASLPPPPPAPAALVNETAPGNGRNPTEPAQWDQWFMEVVNNCENRTNVELRTPNLPIFATNHIGLPQGNYRSDYNNIASNPSNVNTNPDQIWPPFGTSFRDLNANGGGDENETRFPSELEFLAGSGDVGMPFDVTKPWPNNFFA, translated from the coding sequence ATGACAAGGAAGAAGGTGAACCTTGTTTGGATGGTGAATGAAAGAGCTAGGAAGGCCAGCCTGAAGAAAAGAAGGGTGGGCTTGATGAAAAAAGTGAGTGAACTAACCACTCTCTGTGGTGTGAATGCGTTCGTTGTGATTTTCAGTCCGGGAGAGAACGAGCCGGCAATGTGGCCGTCTTTCCCGGTGATTCACCAACTTATGGCGAAGTTCCACAGTTTGTCGGGGACGGAGCGCGGCAAGAAGATGATGAATCAAGAGAGGTACTTGAAAGAAAGGTCCGCAAAAGTTGAGGAGCAGTTGAAGAAGCAccaaagaagaaacaaagagaTGGATGTTTCCCATCTCATGCACCAACTCTTTCATTTAGGAAAGAGACAAAGTGAATTCAATGTAACTGAATTGCGTGGTTTGCATTGGTTCGTTcaggaaaagaagaaggaaatcAAGAAGAGACTCGACTATGTTCAACAAATCAATGCTCTTCAAGAAGCTAAGGCTTCTCTTCCTCCTCCCCCTCCTGCACCGGCGGCGCTGGTGAACGAAACAGCCCCCGGCAATGGGAGGAATCCAACGGAGCCCGCTCAGTGGGATCAGTGGTTCATGGAAGTAGTGAATAATTGTGAAAATCGTACAAATGTAGAGCTAAGGACTCCAAATCTGCCAATATTTGCTACGAATCACATTGGGTTGCCCCAGGGAAATTATAGATctgattataataatattgctAGTAATCCAAGCAATGTTAATACTAATCCCGATCAAATTTGGCCGCCTTTTGGGACCAGTTTTAGAGATCTGAATGCAAATGGTGGTGGCGATGAAAATGAAACTCGTTTCCCTTCTGAGTTGGAGTTTTTGGCCGGATCAGGTGATGTTGGAATGCCTTTTGATGTCACCAAGCCATGGCCAAACAATTTCTTTGCTTGA
- the LOC123227171 gene encoding uncharacterized protein LOC123227171: MATETTLLLVLLSTSIFFVESGDTNHVYSPCSDTTVQIDDGFTFGIAFAQRTSFVYNNSLQLSPCDRRLSLSSSNSQIAVFRPKVDEISLLTINTSSFSRDSYGGYMVAFAGRKYAARSPYAFVANATYTVTSFTLVLEFQKGRLQNLYWKRDGCAKCAGQSNFVCLNNVDCAIRTSSCKNHGGSVDCSLGIQLAFSGTDKHLAVLNSWYEVENLQQYSLYSLYSNLRDSLTSQYNNFF, from the exons ATGGCGACGGAGACGACTCTCTTACTTGTTCTTCTATCAACTTCAATTTTCTTCGTTGAATCCGGCGACACCAACCACGTGTACTCGCCATGCTCTGACACGACGGTTCAGATCGACGATGGATTCACCTTCGGCATCGCCTTCGCTCAGCGCACAAGTTTCGTCTACAACAATTCCCTTCAGTTGTCTCCCTGCGACCGTAGACTCTCTCTCTCCTCCTCCAACTCGCAGATCGCTGTCTTCAGACCCAAAGTTGACGAGATCTCTCTCCTCACTATCAATACTTCGTCCTTTTCTCGG GATAGCTATGGTGGGTATATGGTTGCATTTGCTGGTCGCAAATATGCTGCTAGGTCTCCCTATGCTTTTGTTGCAAACGCCACATACACTGTAACCAGCTTTACCCTG GTGCTTGAGTTTCAGAAGGGCAGGCTACAAAACTTGTATTGGAAAAGGGATGGCTGTGCTAAATGTGCAGGACAATCTAACTTTGTCTGTCTCAACAATGTAGATTGTGCAATCAGAACTTCCAGCTGCAAGAACCATGGAGGTTCTGTAGATTGCAGCCTTGGAATACAATTGGCATTCTCTGGCACGGATAAGCACCTTGCAGTCCTCAACTCATGGTATGAAGTGGAGAACCTTCAACAATACTCACTGTATAGCCTTTATTCAAATCTAAGGGATTCTCTCACGAGCCAGTATAATAATTTCTTCTAG